Proteins from a single region of Meiothermus cerbereus DSM 11376:
- a CDS encoding YbjN domain-containing protein produces the protein MDTILREVTTEEVRILLDQFGLNAEQVKEDLFHLELPNGLRGHLITYGEPYVSSLQLRAGFSGFDRVEARHLLNWNRRYRFTKSYLDADNDPVLESDLRLVGVTPEAIQAFVHDFGDQITLFFSYLRMIDANLVE, from the coding sequence ATGGACACCATTCTGCGCGAAGTCACCACCGAAGAGGTGCGCATTCTCCTGGATCAGTTCGGCCTCAACGCTGAGCAGGTCAAGGAAGACCTGTTCCATCTGGAGCTGCCCAACGGTCTGCGGGGCCATCTGATTACCTACGGCGAGCCATACGTCAGCAGCTTGCAGTTGCGGGCGGGGTTCTCGGGTTTCGACCGGGTAGAAGCGCGCCACCTGCTCAACTGGAACCGCCGCTACCGCTTTACCAAGTCGTACCTGGATGCCGACAACGACCCCGTTCTAGAAAGCGACCTGCGGCTTGTGGGGGTCACGCCCGAGGCCATCCAGGCCTTTGTGCACGATTTTGGCGACCAGATTACCCTGTTTTTTTCCTATCTACGCATGATTGATGCCAACCTGGTCGAATAA
- the tilS gene encoding tRNA lysidine(34) synthetase TilS: MVPEGGLVAAVSGGSDSVALLLLLTSTPRKVVVAHLDHALRPDSAQDALWVRALAERLGYPFESERLEVARLAEERGGNLEATARELRYGFLAKVAKKHQAQAILTAHTEDDQAETVLLQLLQGTGRGLGMRPRRGKVVRPLLELSRSTLRAYLKCKKQDWLEDISNADTSLDRNYLRHEVFPRLKQRFPQTNTSLARFAAISQLDDEALDPLAEQLLLRDQRWPCPAFRIAPLLQAPAGLRRRALRQMLEQINLRPEMGWVMQLERALQGEAFTLPEGWQVRRRDGTLFLIPPVLNTFPAWRGSRLPMPGDLIDPGKGLIRLMDFFTEHGVPLELKQAWPVRAVGNIVQEVWNLWPQPEDLEHMRMALEQARLARHSHEVPIGAVLVWEEEVLAVAHNQVEHRRDATAHAELLALQKALHKKQAKVLPGATIYVTLEPCPMCFGALLEAQVRRVVYAVENLKAGAVTVHRMKPPFAWEGGWLERESARLLRDFFSQKRAAEQGGP, encoded by the coding sequence ATGGTGCCCGAAGGGGGCCTGGTTGCTGCGGTGTCGGGCGGCAGCGACTCGGTGGCATTGCTGCTGCTGCTCACCTCCACCCCCCGCAAGGTGGTGGTGGCCCATCTCGACCACGCGCTCAGGCCCGATTCGGCCCAGGACGCCCTGTGGGTCAGGGCCCTGGCCGAGCGCCTGGGCTACCCCTTTGAGTCAGAAAGGCTCGAGGTGGCCAGACTCGCCGAAGAACGTGGGGGGAACCTCGAGGCCACCGCGCGGGAGCTGCGCTATGGTTTTCTGGCCAAAGTAGCCAAAAAGCACCAGGCTCAGGCCATTCTGACCGCCCACACCGAGGACGACCAGGCCGAAACAGTATTGCTCCAGCTCTTGCAGGGCACCGGTCGCGGCCTGGGCATGCGCCCTAGGCGGGGCAAGGTGGTGCGACCGTTGCTCGAGCTCAGCCGCAGCACCCTGCGGGCCTACCTGAAGTGCAAAAAGCAGGACTGGCTCGAGGACATTTCCAACGCCGACACCTCGCTGGATCGGAATTATCTTCGGCACGAGGTTTTTCCCAGGCTAAAGCAGCGTTTTCCTCAGACCAATACTTCCCTGGCCCGCTTTGCCGCCATCTCTCAGCTCGACGACGAGGCCCTCGACCCGCTGGCCGAACAACTGCTGCTGCGCGACCAGCGCTGGCCCTGCCCGGCCTTCCGCATCGCACCGCTGCTACAGGCCCCCGCGGGTCTGCGCCGCCGGGCCTTGCGGCAGATGCTCGAGCAGATCAACCTGCGCCCCGAGATGGGCTGGGTAATGCAGCTCGAGCGAGCCTTGCAGGGTGAGGCCTTTACCTTACCGGAAGGCTGGCAGGTACGCCGCCGCGACGGCACGCTGTTCCTGATTCCCCCAGTTCTAAACACTTTTCCGGCCTGGCGCGGCTCGAGGCTCCCAATGCCCGGCGACCTGATCGACCCAGGCAAAGGCCTGATACGGCTGATGGATTTTTTCACCGAGCACGGCGTCCCGCTCGAACTCAAGCAAGCCTGGCCGGTGCGCGCAGTGGGCAACATCGTGCAAGAGGTGTGGAACCTCTGGCCCCAGCCCGAAGACCTCGAGCACATGCGTATGGCGCTCGAGCAAGCCCGGCTGGCTAGGCACAGCCACGAGGTGCCCATTGGGGCGGTGCTGGTCTGGGAGGAGGAGGTGCTGGCGGTGGCGCACAACCAGGTGGAGCACCGCCGCGACGCCACCGCCCACGCCGAGCTGCTGGCCCTGCAAAAAGCCCTGCACAAAAAGCAGGCCAAGGTGCTGCCAGGGGCCACCATCTACGTTACGCTGGAGCCCTGCCCCATGTGTTTTGGTGCGCTGCTGGAGGCCCAGGTGCGGCGGGTGGTGTATGCGGTGGAGAACCTCAAGGCAGGGGCCGTAACGGTTCACCGCATGAAACCGCCTTTTGCCTGGGAAGGGGGCTGGCTCGAGCGGGAATCGGCCCGCCTGCTAAGGGATTTCTTCTCACAAAAACGCGCCGCAGAACAGGGCGGCCCCTAG
- the truD gene encoding tRNA pseudouridine(13) synthase TruD, translated as MPDLPNLRFDFNAYPYLTPHLPGVEGVIRHLPQDFQVEEVPAYSPLGSGEHLFVLIEKQGLTTRAVFEFLRDRLHINEAHIGVAGLKDKHALTRQWFSIPARHASRLESLAELEGVRVLEQALHPHKLKVGHLRGNRFRILIRATGQATLPRQAAEAIMRELEQQGVPNYFGPQRFGIGGLNPVKGYELAKKGKVHSPSWLKKFLLASLQSLLFNDWLALRLEEGLFAQVIEGDVAKKHDTGGEFVVQEAALENPRALRFEISATGPLYGKKYREAQGLARALEDRILQKYQLERSHFASRRGDRRLIRFPLTDWGVEEAPEGLWVRFFLPKGAYATAVLRELMKRNPEEGELESEIEE; from the coding sequence ATGCCGGATCTGCCCAACCTGCGCTTCGACTTCAATGCCTACCCCTACCTGACCCCCCACCTGCCGGGCGTAGAGGGGGTGATTCGCCACCTGCCGCAGGACTTTCAGGTCGAAGAGGTGCCCGCTTACAGCCCGCTGGGCAGCGGTGAACACCTGTTTGTGCTCATCGAAAAGCAAGGCCTGACCACCCGGGCCGTTTTTGAGTTTTTGCGCGACCGCCTGCACATCAACGAAGCCCACATCGGGGTTGCGGGCCTCAAGGACAAACACGCCCTGACCCGCCAGTGGTTCAGCATCCCTGCCCGGCACGCCTCGCGCCTGGAAAGCCTGGCTGAGCTCGAGGGGGTGCGGGTTTTAGAGCAGGCTTTGCACCCGCACAAGCTAAAGGTAGGGCACTTGCGGGGCAACCGCTTCCGCATTCTGATTCGTGCTACGGGCCAGGCTACCCTGCCCAGGCAGGCAGCCGAGGCCATCATGCGCGAGCTGGAGCAGCAGGGAGTGCCCAACTACTTTGGGCCACAGCGGTTTGGCATTGGCGGGCTGAACCCCGTCAAAGGCTACGAGCTGGCCAAGAAGGGCAAGGTGCATAGCCCCTCCTGGCTGAAGAAGTTTCTGCTCGCGAGCCTGCAAAGCCTTTTGTTCAACGACTGGCTGGCCCTTCGGCTGGAAGAAGGGCTCTTTGCCCAGGTGATTGAAGGGGATGTGGCTAAAAAGCACGATACCGGCGGGGAGTTTGTGGTGCAGGAGGCCGCGCTGGAAAACCCCCGTGCCCTGCGCTTCGAAATAAGCGCAACCGGCCCCCTGTACGGCAAAAAGTACCGCGAAGCCCAAGGGTTGGCCCGGGCCCTCGAGGATCGGATTTTGCAAAAATATCAGCTCGAGCGCAGCCACTTTGCCTCACGCCGGGGGGATCGCCGCCTGATCCGCTTCCCGCTGACCGACTGGGGGGTGGAGGAAGCGCCGGAGGGGCTATGGGTGCGCTTCTTTTTGCCCAAAGGGGCCTACGCCACCGCTGTGCTGCGCGAGCTGATGAAAAGAAACCCCGAGGAAGGCGAGCTGGAAAGCGAGATAGAGGAATAG